Within Vicia villosa cultivar HV-30 ecotype Madison, WI linkage group LG1, Vvil1.0, whole genome shotgun sequence, the genomic segment attaaaatcaaaacCATTAACATCTAATAAAATCGTGCAAAAGTTAGTCCCAACTTTATAATTATagtaattttaacttttgattaaTTTATAATCAATGCAAGGAAATCCTCCACCGTCTAATTCCAAAATCACCTTAGATTAAAATTAGATAATGTCAACAATACCCTCGAAATCTCTATATAAATAAGTACACCATTTCTCAAAACTTGAAAACATTCACAAACATTTTTTGTCTATAACTTTTTTTCCATCAACCGAACATCTCTCAGTGAAACCATGGCTCCTGCTGATATTGTAACTGCCGCAACCAACGTCACCGACGCTCAATCGAAGACCGCAAAACGTGCCTTTGTCACATTCCTTGCCGGAAATGGTGACTACGTCAAAGGTGTTGTTGGTTTAGCCAAAGGTCTCCGTAAGGTGAAAGCCATGTATCCTTTTGTGGTTGCAGTGTTGCCTGATGTTCCGGCGGAACACCGGAATATTCTCATCTCACAAGGTTGCATTGTTAGAGAGATCAAGCCTATTTATCCACCCGAGAATCAAACACAGTTTGCTATGGCCTATTATGTGATCAACTACTCCAAGATAAGTCTTTGGACTGTAAGTATATATAAtctctgattaattattatttttttaattaatcttaattatattctaattacaaatttataattttacaGCTTGAGGAATATGAGAAGATGGTTTTTCTTGATAGTGATATGCAACTATTTGAAAATATTGACCATTTATTTGAGTTGCCTAATAACTATTTCTATGCTGTGATGGATTGTTTTTGTGAGCCCTCATGGGTTCATACTAAGCAATATGAAATTGGTTACTGTCAACAATGTCCTGACAAGGTTCAATGGCCTAGTCATTTAGGTCCCAAACCAAATCTTTACTTCAATACTGGTATGTTTGTTTATGAACCTAATATGAATACTTATcgtgatcttcttcaaaaactTCAAGTCGCTAAACCAACTTCCTTTGCTGAACAGGTACTAGTAATGATATTTAATTAACTATTAAAAATTGTCACTTAATTGGATTATGAAGCCTCCTGCTGAAtaagtttttgttttatgttttttcagGATTTTATGAACATGTACTTCAAGGACAAGTATAAGCCAATTCCTAATGCTTACAATCTTGTGTTGGCTATGTTGTGGCGTCATCCAGAGAATGTTGAGCTTGAGAAAGTTAAAGTGGTTCATTATTGTGCAGCTGTAAGTTTTAAATATTTAACGAttacaatttctataatttcaacttataattaaattttttgttaATGGTTAATTACAGGGTTCAAAGCCTTGGAGGTACACTGGTGTGGAGAAGAATATGCAGAGAGAAGATGTAAAGATGTTGGTGAAGAAGTGGTGGGAGGTGTATGAAGATGAGAGTTTGAATTACAAGGAAGCGATTAATGTGAATCGCTTAACATCAGCAATTTTGGAAGCTGGTGGTATCAACGTTGTCCGTGCGCCAAACGCTGCATAATTTCTCTGCTTTTGCTTTATCAACCGGAAGATCTTCTGGGACATTTTGCTAGAGGATCAAACCATAATTAAgtcttaattttaaataattacaaGTACTTTAATAAAAATTAGGAGTCcttgttttttttactttattaaataatGCTCAACTAGTGCCTCAGGGACACTAGTTAACATTACCCTTATTTTTAAGCTTTATAGTCTTTTTTTTAGTAATTTGGAGGAGAATTGGATCttctccaattttttttttctctgtTTAATTATGTACCATTAAATTAATCCAATGATTGACAATAAAGAGGAAAAACATCTTTTAAAGAAGAGAGAAATATATACtagttttaattttcttttatgcaATAATAAATACATTTAATAATGACAATGTTTCACATgtctgtttttattttctttaatttcatTATATTACTTGTCAGTAATCAACTCAAATTAATCGTGGCTAATTAAAgtattgttttaaaattaatttataaaaatcaaaatcattttcacgGTAGATAAAGATAAAAAgtttcataaaaaattaaaatctatttttaatacaataaaaaaaactatGGTCTCTCATAATCTCATTTCAATGTTATgtgattaaaaattaaatattattattaattctttAGTTACAACATTTGGTATGTGTGTATTTTTATATACATACATATTATAACTTTTCTTgtttttaattagaaaatatataatgataaattaactaattagttatgatttatgataaataaaaattttcAATGTATAAGTTATATGTTTCAACGATTTCTGAAtgactatttttaattaaaagagctttaaaattttaaaattttaaaaaattgtagttgatatatttttaatttttttaatttttatgttgacaatatgaagaaaaaaaaacaaattaatttgtcTTCTTTAGCCACAAATACGTTTTTTatgtataatttttataatatattacaattttcttatttttatttaataaatagaaaaaaaataaaattagctaATTAAATTAGTAATAAATAGTTTTCTCATATATATAACTTGTACACCTTATTCCCTATTTTTAGGGAATCATTAAAAAAACGTTTATACAATGAAGTATAGTAAATTATAATTGATGtattataattgtttttttttttatgtttacaatattataaaatattaaattaaaatttttttcttaCATAATTTTCCTATGATGTGATAATAaatagttattatttttattttttatttttttattaaatataaaaattaatttaattgattgattAAATATGTATAGGTGCTCGCTTGCTTACGAGGATTTAGTTGAAGAGCTTTTCTTTCGTTTTGTCGTTTTCCTAGGTAGAGATAGCCTCATGCTTTGGTTATGTAACACATTGGGGCTTACGTTTGGTTTCATGTTATATTTTAAGAGATATTGTATTACTCTCTTTATGATTTTGAATATGTTGGATTTTGTGATGTGGCCTTAGTGTCTAATGCTTGTATGCATGGATTATTACATGTTGACATATTGTTATTTGGTATCATATTTATTATTCCGCTGTGATGTGCATATAAAACATGATATTCAAATGTGTGTTATGAACATGACTAGAGGCTTTATGATGTTtgtttgttgttgtattttataATACATGTGACACCCTCTTGATATGCATGCTTTCACTTTGATTATGCAATATATTTGTCGTGGGGTTTAGAGGGTGTTACAGTTTTTCTGAGTCAACGTCTGGGCAGAAGAAGTATGAAGCTGAGAGAGAAGTACTTGCTTTGAATGTAAAGAACCTTGTCATTTCAGGAACGGGTGTTCCAAAGTCAATAAATAAATACCAAAGAGGAAGAACTTCAAAGATAAGAATAAAGATCtcatggaaacatgggatgactCTAACTCCTTAGAAGATGAAtctaaagaagagaaagaaaaaatggaAAAGGAGGAAGCAAGCAACTCTGAGTCAGAACTAGATTCAGGCTCAAATTAGAACTAGGGAAGTTTTGAGTTTAGAGTGAGATAAACAAGAATATACCTCATTTGAGTTTGATTCTAGTTCTGACTCAGAGTTGCTTGCTTCCTCCTTTTCCATTTTTGAGGGAAAGATAATCAACACATAGTTATTTTATCctagttcaccttctcaataaggctacctccagtccaccctcaacaaggtgatttgcctctctcaaccgaggtcttaatccactataatcagaactGATTACATTTGCACAACCACTgccgtgactcacaatacaatgcacgagccaaactgctggtgactaacaatcctgcacaagccaaccgcttgtgactaaccaattttctaagactcaactagccttagacttcttgagacttctgacccactggtctctcaaggactaagttaccacgtaacttctgTTGATAGTGTATAATTTTGCTTCTAGAAAGTTGTAATcaccactgtgatatttcactaagattaagttCAGAACAATAAACTCATAATATAAATAAGAGAATTTTGCTTCTGAtattttttcttcacacttgatgatttatcAGAGTTGCAGCGTTCTTGTGTAAcctttcttgtttctttctattttgctcgttattttttttcttcaaacgaTCATGAGAATTTATAGCTTCAAAATTTTTGACCATTATCTCCAAAGCATGCTTTCaacattaaatggtttgcgtgtttGTCTTTGCTTTTGCTTTCTCCAAgaatttgcatgtggatagcttcttcaatcaaccttggaatttgcgcttttggagtgttgccgccattttgctaatgattatgtaTTCAATGGTTTAATTTAAATCAATCTGTGTAATTTTCTGATCAGCTTTTATTCTTGAACTTTTGTTGTGAGTATGTCTTTAGTGtgcagtatcagaagttgttTTTCAGCTATGTTAACTTAAATCATTTCTTCTAATCTTCTGATCagccttgttcttcaacttctgttgtagatGTATTTGCATTGTGCGATATCAGACGTTTCTCTAGCTTTTCGTTCTGATTCTTCAAGTTCTGATTGCTGGTACTGGTACATGTTCTGAAATGTAGAACcatatgattagagtaccatgtttgctttatacaaaatttttttgcttgttatcatcaaaacactaacaTATAATTAGAActaactatgttctaacaatctccccctttttgatgatgacaaaacattaaCGTTTTAAAGcaatattttgtataagaaaattgatctcctcctgagatgtataatctccccctgaaataaatatttagagAGAAATATGATGGATGACTTCCCTGAATAATTTTCTTCTTGACTTGATCTTTCAGAAGATGGATGTGGCTGTGTATACGCGCATCTTCACAGAAGTTCTAAAAATATTCCTGCATTCTTTTTATCAACAGAATCTTCTGGAGCACAAGTTAAAGAGATTTTATCTTTAATTTGTAGACCTTAACTTGTTCTTTTCAAGTTACTCAAAATTTTTTAGGAGATGtgtatataattttcttttacatatatgattctccccctttttgtcataatcgaAAAGAAATAAGGCTAAATGAAAATGTATGAGTTAAGTCAGGTATGACCATTAGATTTTCATGTTATCCCAGAcaataagaaaataataaagagaaAGTGAAAAAATGACAGAATACAGACTCGAGATTCAAAGACGCCTAGAAGATGGGTTCATAATATCCTCCATGAAAGAAGAAACGATCACAGCGCTCTGCATGCAGTGCTTCCCTCTTTTATTTGGAAGTTTTGACGTACGGAGAGTGTTCACGATTTCTGCAGATTCAAAACATGCTGACAGAACTCTTCCATAGGGAATGAAGAATTCTTGTCCACATTTGAAGGCTATTAGAGACTCTCTAATGTATCCAAAGATAATCATAGTAATATTTATTGGACTACCCGATTCTAGGCGATTGATCAAGAACCTGTCTCTGGCACACAGGAGTTTATGGAACTTTTCTCTGggaatgagatttgaaagaatCATCCTGAACCAGACTTGTTTGGATGAGGAGAGGTAGTAAGGGTTGTTTTTTATACGACGAACGAGTCTGCTCAAATCGTTTGGAATGACAAAAGCATTGACGTAGTTGAAGACTGAGAGACATGCAGCATCATGCTTGACTGGACAACCAATAACTTCAGCAATGGATGCTTCACACAGAAGACAAGTCACATTCTGAgatttaagatcagaaagatcaatcttataatgTGTTCCAATGTATTACATAACCAAAGCATGAGGCTATCTCAACCTAGGAAAACGAAAGAAAAGCTCTTCAACTAATTCCTAGTAAGCAAGCGAGCACCTATACATATTTaatcaatcaattaaattaatttttatatttaataaaaaaaactatttattatcACATCATAGGAAAATTATGTAagcaaaaaaaatttaatttaatattttataatattgtaaacataaaaaaaacaattataataCATCGATTATAATTTACTATACTTCATTGTATAAACGTTTATTTAATGATTCCCTAAAAATAGGGAATAAGGTGTACAATTTATATATGAGAAAATTATTTATTactaatttaattagttaattttattttttttctatttattaaataaaaataagaataattttaatatattataaaaattatacatAGAAAACGTATTTGTGGCTAAAGAAGACAAATTaatgtgttttttttcttcatattgtcaacataaaaatgaaaaaaataaaaaatatatcaactacaattttttcaaattttaaaattttaaagctcttttaattaaaaatgagtcATTCCGAAATCGTTGAAAGATATAACTTATACATTgaaaatttttatttatcataaatcataactaattagttaattaatcattatatattttctaattaaaaacAAGAAAAGTTATAATATGTATGTATATAAAAATACACACATAGCAAATGTTGtaactaaataattaattataatttttaatttttaatcacaTAACATTGAAATGAGATTATGAGAGAccatagtttttttaaaaaaaatagattttagttTTTTATGAAACTTTTAACTTTATCTAAcgtgaaaatgattttgatttttataaaCTAGTTTGTtggcccgtgcgatgcacgggtaTTTTAGGATTGAAagctataatatttattaaaatttaatattttattattattattattattattattattattatattaagtaggttataataataataataattattattattattattattattattattattatattaagtaggttataataataataataataattattattattattaatgttaatttatAACAATTATTTTACTAtatcatgatattttctattacaattattttatcattttattttttattttaattttttatttcaatagttTTGTTTCAATGGCTTGTTATTATCACTacaatatttattatcaaattaaaattttaacttaaaaatCAATGCATTCTCATTTGTTTTCAGTATCTCTTAAAATGACgtgattattatttaaataaataatttaaataaaagaaaatatattattaatggtGTACATAATTTTGTAAACTTTGAGGTATTGAGATGTTATTGtcattaaaaatatttagtaTCGGATGACAAATATGAAAAATTTAATaagaatatttaatttatatatttatatataaaaatacataaaaaatgggTGACTAGAcacatatttttaaacaaaacttttaTAAATTGACCTATAAATCTAAAACATGCCTATTTTGTTCTCCTacgcaaaacaaaaaaaaaaccaacaaTTATGATGACAcatatcaaatgaaaaatatagaatatataaaaataataaaaatttatattttgggTGTGGGTAATGATATACCTATTAGAGAAAATGAACAGAAATAAAAAAGGATGGTAGAAATATATATGAATTAAGAGGGAGAAAAATATCATatcacaaaaataaacaaaaataacaatacaTTATATCTGCAATAGAAAGATGGGTAATAtaattttaaactatttaaaggaagaaatagtttgaaaaaaaaaacttaaattataaTGCAAATAAATTCCTTTCGCTTAGTTATGTTCTCAATGATCTGTgagattattatatttttatgatttgctATTTTGATCTCAATGATTTGTGAGATCATTGAGAAAAAGATATGACTCTAATCATTTGAGTTAAGATCTTACTCGTTCGATATTGTGCAAAATTTAAAggaatatgaatttttgaaatagaTTGTCAAAGTAAATCGATTTTGATCGGTTGATATTCTAAAATCGATTTTAATAATTCGAGgggttaaaaaatttaattgaaattaaatatttgtttcaatAAAACCAAATTAAATTCTTTGTATAAATGCTTTTTTAACCTATtttaatttattgatattttaaaactgattttaattgattgatattttaaaactgaCTTTAATAATTTGAGCGGTTAAAAAATTTAGTCgaacttaattatttatttcaatgaCGTATAATATAAATCTTGATTTTATTCTTTGcatcaaatttaaatttatttatttcaataaatttgtataatttaaacttgtataaattattattatatattattattaatagagaTCATtcaatattatgttttttttattattagtattttataatagtaattattattattattatgtattaatatagtgttaatttaatatttaataaaataaagatggcagaaatacacacatatatatatatatatatatatataattctataGTGTTAATTCGAATCAATTAATTGGAATAATAAAAGATAAATTTGACGATTTTGAGAAGTTACGACAATTGAAACAATAATCTAATTTACTGTATTGAAAATAAAGGACAATGAATTGCAACAACATGCTTGCAAGTAAATCACAatcataattaatatataaatattacttatattaaaaattaatataatttatcataataataataataataataataataataataataataataataataataataataatgttaccTATGAAATTCAAATAATGCAGAACAAAATGACatatttaaatattgttaaaatcaTTTGTAACATAATTGAAGACCTTCAATATATTATGGTTAGAGACAGATACTTATATGATATTTCACATGATTCTCAAGTAATAAGAATGTaaaagtaacaacaaaataattcttctttcttctttacgcCCGCAAGAAATAGTAGAGAAAACTACATCACAAAATCCTATaagaaaattattacaaaattgtatagttaaaatatttagataattgATATAATAGAGTAAATTAAATCACAAGTCTGCCATATAAATTGAAGAATAGTTAACACATAGtcaaaaataagaaaaggaaataaaaatatcgatacaaaattaaaaaaattaggtaCCCTATCTTTGTTTGGGtagaagaggatgaagatatacaacaacaacaaatagttgaaatatatataattactacAATAGAATAAGTTGAGGTACTTGTCATATAAATCAATTAATAGCTAAAACatatgaaaagaaaggaaaatatcaatacaaaatagaAAATGAAGTACTGTCTCAATCTTatttgaagagaatgatgaagacctACAACAAAATATATAGTACAAAATATATAGTACAAATATGTAAAACTCTTTTACAAATTATGtattgggttaatgaactttttcgtccctttaaatatttcaaaatttgtttttagtccctccaaaattttccttcaagaaatcgtcccttcaaaatttttcttcctaactattggtccctaacgtcaaatttcgtagctaatcggtggctaaagtcgtagctaatctctagcaaatttgacgttagggaccaatagtttagacgaaaaattttgaagggacgatttcttaaaggaaaattttggagggactaaaaacaaaatctgcaatatttagagggaccaaaatgtTCATTAACCCTTATGTATTTATATACATAAGAATGATTATTAAAAAGACAATAACTCTGATTTTGTAACTCAtatgttacaaaaaaaaattgtaacggaccgttttactaattaaaatctattattaactaatactaattaaatttttgtattctaattaaaacatatttactTTTatcttcattataataatttcatagtattgcaaataatgaatatttatGGAATATATTTTAGTCAagtaaaaaatctaaaattatgaaatttatttatgtagaagatatatatatatatatatatatatatatatatatatatatgtatatatatatatatatatatatatatatatatatatatatatatatatatttactgaataataataattataatcaataaaagtattgactaattatttttaataaaatcttgccataataatttttttctcgtATTAGTCCTAATTGGTCAATcggt encodes:
- the LOC131602173 gene encoding galactinol synthase 2-like, whose product is MAPADIVTAATNVTDAQSKTAKRAFVTFLAGNGDYVKGVVGLAKGLRKVKAMYPFVVAVLPDVPAEHRNILISQGCIVREIKPIYPPENQTQFAMAYYVINYSKISLWTLEEYEKMVFLDSDMQLFENIDHLFELPNNYFYAVMDCFCEPSWVHTKQYEIGYCQQCPDKVQWPSHLGPKPNLYFNTGMFVYEPNMNTYRDLLQKLQVAKPTSFAEQDFMNMYFKDKYKPIPNAYNLVLAMLWRHPENVELEKVKVVHYCAAGSKPWRYTGVEKNMQREDVKMLVKKWWEVYEDESLNYKEAINVNRLTSAILEAGGINVVRAPNAA